A single region of the Solwaraspora sp. WMMD791 genome encodes:
- a CDS encoding DUF4331 domain-containing protein, with amino-acid sequence MSSHREAPEISKDPVADSTDVYAFVSPDRPDTVTLIANYLPFQVPSGGPNFFEFGDDVLYEIHVDNNGDGHPDITYQFRFVTEITNENTFLYNTGPIDALDSENWNRRQFYSVTKVDAHGRAQVLARKVPCPPCNIGPLSTPDYVGLANDATFELKTGERVFAGQRAEGFFVDLGAIFDLGNLRPFQQLHVVGKDIFNAADEPVNATDRVNVSSIALQIPITHLVSGGGRYDVNDQRSVIGVWTSAGRQQIRVLGEAKAADLNVGPVVQVSRLGNPLFNEVIVPMAQKDLWNTLPPSEDKRFAGLVEKPELAQLLPVLYPDVFPRLAELNESGKPRADLVAILLTGIPAGLIDGFQNNTGDLQADMLRLNTAIPPAKRPSRFGLLGGDLAGFPNGRRTTDDVVTIALRAIAGLTFPLIDKNFTPDDAAGAVTHGLSAADVTAPFLKKFPYLGVPYDGFNNPS; translated from the coding sequence ATGTCTTCGCACCGCGAGGCACCGGAGATATCAAAAGACCCGGTTGCCGACAGCACCGACGTGTACGCGTTCGTCAGTCCGGACCGGCCGGACACGGTCACGCTGATCGCCAACTATCTGCCGTTTCAGGTGCCGTCGGGCGGACCGAACTTCTTCGAGTTCGGCGACGACGTGCTGTACGAGATCCACGTCGACAACAATGGTGACGGGCACCCGGACATCACCTATCAGTTCCGGTTCGTCACGGAGATCACCAACGAGAACACGTTCCTCTACAACACCGGTCCGATCGACGCGCTGGACAGTGAGAACTGGAACCGGCGGCAGTTCTACAGCGTGACCAAGGTGGACGCACACGGCCGGGCGCAGGTGCTGGCCCGGAAGGTGCCGTGCCCTCCGTGCAACATCGGGCCGCTGTCCACCCCGGACTACGTCGGCCTGGCCAACGATGCGACGTTCGAGCTGAAGACTGGCGAGCGGGTATTCGCCGGGCAGCGCGCGGAAGGTTTCTTCGTCGACCTCGGTGCGATTTTCGACCTGGGCAATCTGCGTCCGTTCCAGCAGTTGCACGTGGTGGGAAAGGACATCTTCAACGCGGCGGACGAGCCGGTCAACGCCACGGACCGGGTCAATGTCTCCAGCATCGCGCTGCAGATTCCGATCACGCACCTGGTCAGTGGCGGCGGGCGGTACGACGTCAACGACCAGCGTTCGGTGATCGGGGTGTGGACCTCGGCGGGCCGTCAGCAGATCCGGGTGCTCGGTGAGGCCAAGGCGGCGGACCTCAACGTAGGTCCGGTGGTGCAGGTGTCCCGCTTGGGCAACCCGCTGTTCAACGAGGTCATCGTGCCGATGGCGCAGAAGGACCTGTGGAACACGCTGCCGCCGTCGGAGGACAAGCGGTTCGCCGGCCTGGTCGAGAAGCCCGAACTGGCGCAGTTGCTGCCGGTGCTCTACCCGGACGTCTTCCCCCGGCTGGCGGAGCTGAACGAGTCGGGCAAGCCCCGGGCGGACCTCGTGGCGATCCTGCTGACCGGCATCCCGGCGGGTCTGATCGACGGTTTCCAGAACAACACCGGCGACCTGCAGGCCGACATGCTGCGGCTGAACACCGCCATCCCGCCGGCCAAGCGGCCCAGCCGCTTCGGTCTGCTCGGTGGTGACCTGGCCGGCTTCCCGAACGGGCGGCGGACCACCGACGACGTGGTGACGATCGCGCTGCGGGCGATCGCCGGGTTGACGTTCCCGCTGATCGACAAGAACTTCACTCCGGACGACGCGGCGGGGGCGGTGACCCACGGGTTGAGCGCCGCCGACGTGACCGCCCCGTTCCTGAAGAAGTTCCCGTATCTCGGGGTGCCGTACGACGGCTTCAACAACCCGTCCTGA
- a CDS encoding bifunctional FO biosynthesis protein CofGH: MTAHPDPVAAADGAAEHPTPASVRRALRRAADGRSLDVDEATALLAATGAELDELLAIAGAVRDAGLRDAGRPGVITYSRKVFIPLTRLCRDRCHYCTFATVPGRLPAAYLDRDEVLAIARAGAAQGCKEALFTLGDRPEERWPAARQWLDERGYDSTVDYLRACAIAVLEETGLLPHLNPGVLSWAELQRLKPVAPSMGMMLETTATRLWSEPGGPHFGSPDKEPAVRLRAIADAGRVGVPYTTGLLIGIGETRRERVESLFAIRSAAREYGHIQEVILQNFRAKPDTAMRGMPDAELRDLAATVAVGRILLGPSARLQAPPNLVAGEYALLLRAGIDDWGGVSPVTPDHVNPERPWPQIEELARRTADAGFTLRERLTIYPEYVRRGGAWLDPRLTGHVAALAEADTGLADSAARPVGRPWQEPEEVFPSTGRTDLHATIDTTGRTDDRRGDFDQVYGDWAEVAGRISVPTGVGAATGTDGDADLRAGLRLAAEDPAALLQPRHTDAALALFAADGVALDQLCRIADDVRRDTVGDDVTYVVNRNINFSNVCYVGCRFCAFAQRERDADAYRLSAQQVADRAEEAWQAGATEVCMQGGIDPALPVTAYVDLVRAVKQRVPQLHVHAFSPMEIVTAAAKAGVPVRDWLVRLREAGLDTIPGTAAEILDDDVRWVLTKGKLPAATWVEVVTTAHEVGLRSSSTMMYGHVDHPAQWLAHFRVLAGVQDRTGGFTEFVALPFVHTNAPIYLAGLARPGPTWRENRVVHAMARLLLHGRIDNIQCSWVKLGDEGTVAMLRGGCNDLGGTLMEETISRMAGSANGSARTVAQLQAIAAAAGRPAVQRSTAYQR; the protein is encoded by the coding sequence GTGACCGCGCACCCTGACCCCGTTGCCGCCGCCGACGGCGCGGCGGAGCACCCGACACCGGCGAGTGTGCGTCGGGCGCTGCGCCGGGCCGCCGACGGCCGCAGCCTCGACGTCGACGAGGCGACCGCGTTGCTCGCCGCCACCGGAGCGGAGCTGGACGAACTGCTCGCCATCGCCGGGGCGGTCCGCGACGCCGGGCTGCGCGACGCCGGCCGGCCAGGGGTGATCACGTACTCCCGGAAGGTTTTCATCCCGTTGACCCGGCTGTGCCGGGACCGGTGCCACTACTGCACCTTCGCCACCGTTCCCGGCCGGCTGCCCGCCGCCTACCTGGACCGCGACGAGGTCCTCGCGATCGCCCGTGCCGGTGCCGCCCAGGGCTGCAAGGAGGCGTTGTTCACCCTCGGCGACCGGCCGGAGGAGCGGTGGCCGGCGGCCCGGCAGTGGCTCGACGAGCGTGGCTACGACTCGACCGTCGACTATCTGCGGGCCTGTGCGATCGCCGTACTGGAGGAGACCGGCCTGCTGCCGCATCTCAACCCGGGCGTGTTGAGCTGGGCCGAGCTGCAACGGCTCAAGCCGGTCGCGCCGAGCATGGGGATGATGCTGGAGACCACCGCGACCCGGCTGTGGTCCGAGCCGGGCGGCCCGCACTTCGGCTCGCCGGACAAGGAACCGGCGGTGCGGTTGCGGGCGATCGCCGACGCCGGCCGGGTGGGGGTGCCGTACACGACGGGGCTGCTGATCGGGATCGGCGAGACGCGCCGGGAGCGGGTCGAATCGCTGTTCGCGATCCGGTCGGCGGCCCGCGAGTACGGCCACATCCAGGAGGTGATCCTGCAGAACTTCCGGGCCAAGCCGGACACGGCGATGCGCGGCATGCCGGACGCCGAGCTGCGGGACCTGGCAGCGACGGTCGCCGTCGGCCGGATCCTGCTCGGCCCGTCGGCCCGGTTGCAGGCACCACCGAACCTGGTCGCCGGGGAGTACGCGTTGCTGCTGCGGGCCGGCATCGACGACTGGGGCGGGGTGTCCCCGGTGACCCCCGACCACGTCAACCCGGAGCGTCCGTGGCCGCAGATCGAGGAGCTGGCCCGGCGTACCGCCGACGCCGGCTTCACGCTGCGGGAGCGGTTGACGATCTATCCCGAGTACGTGCGGCGTGGCGGCGCCTGGCTCGATCCACGGCTGACCGGGCACGTCGCGGCGCTCGCCGAGGCGGACACCGGGCTGGCCGACTCCGCCGCCCGGCCGGTCGGTCGGCCCTGGCAGGAGCCGGAGGAGGTGTTCCCCTCGACCGGCCGGACCGACCTGCACGCCACCATCGACACCACCGGGCGCACCGACGACCGGCGGGGCGACTTCGACCAGGTGTACGGCGACTGGGCCGAGGTGGCCGGGCGGATCAGCGTACCCACGGGTGTCGGGGCCGCAACCGGCACCGACGGGGACGCTGATCTGCGGGCCGGGTTGCGGCTGGCCGCCGAGGACCCGGCGGCGTTGTTGCAGCCCCGGCACACCGACGCGGCACTGGCGCTGTTCGCCGCCGACGGGGTGGCCCTGGACCAGCTCTGCCGGATCGCCGACGACGTGCGGCGCGACACCGTCGGCGACGACGTCACCTACGTCGTCAACCGCAACATCAACTTCTCCAACGTCTGCTACGTCGGCTGCCGGTTCTGCGCGTTCGCCCAGCGGGAGCGCGACGCCGACGCGTACCGGCTCTCCGCACAGCAGGTGGCGGACCGGGCCGAGGAGGCCTGGCAGGCCGGGGCGACCGAGGTCTGCATGCAGGGTGGGATCGATCCGGCGCTGCCGGTGACCGCGTACGTCGATCTGGTCCGTGCGGTGAAGCAGCGGGTGCCGCAGCTGCACGTGCACGCCTTCTCGCCGATGGAGATCGTCACTGCGGCGGCCAAGGCCGGCGTACCGGTGCGCGACTGGCTGGTGCGGTTGCGTGAGGCCGGCCTCGACACCATTCCCGGCACCGCCGCCGAGATCCTCGACGACGACGTGCGCTGGGTGCTGACCAAGGGCAAACTTCCGGCCGCCACCTGGGTCGAGGTGGTGACCACGGCCCACGAGGTGGGGCTGCGGTCCAGCTCGACCATGATGTACGGACACGTGGACCATCCGGCGCAGTGGTTGGCGCATTTCCGGGTCCTGGCCGGGGTGCAGGACCGCACCGGAGGGTTCACCGAGTTCGTGGCGCTGCCGTTCGTGCACACCAACGCGCCGATCTACCTGGCCGGACTGGCCCGGCCCGGCCCGACCTGGCGGGAGAACCGGGTGGTGCACGCGATGGCCCGGCTGCTGCTGCACGGCCGGATCGACAACATCCAGTGTTCCTGGGTGAAGCTGGGTGACGAGGGCACGGTCGCGATGCTGCGCGGCGGTTGCAACGACCTGGGCGGCACCCTGATGGAGGAGACGATCTCCCGGATGGCGGGTTCGGCCAACGGATCGGCCCGTACGGTGGCGCAGCTGCAGGCGATCGCGGCCGCCGCCGGGCGTCCAGCGGTGCAGCGCAGCACCGCGTACCAGCGGTGA
- the cofD gene encoding 2-phospho-L-lactate transferase: MRIVVLSGGIGGAKFLVGARAYARRTGAEVTAVVNVGDDVMLHGLRISPDLDSVMYTLGGGADPERGWGRVDETWTVKEELAAYQAEPTWFGLGDRDIATHLVRTTMLNAGYPLSAVTEALCVRWRPGIRMLPATDDRLETHVVVADPDGGERAIHFQEWWVRHRGALPTHRFVFVGAAEATPAVGVPEAVATADVVLIAPSNPVVSIAPILAVPGIRAALVDGPAPVVGVSPIIGDAPVRGMADRCLAVLGAPCTAGGVAGLYGARRDGGLLDGWLVDGVDAGTRLDGVEVRAAPLWMTDEAATEAMVAEAVELAATARTEVAG; this comes from the coding sequence ATGCGGATCGTGGTGCTGAGCGGTGGGATCGGCGGGGCGAAGTTCCTGGTCGGTGCCCGGGCGTACGCCCGGCGCACCGGGGCCGAGGTGACCGCCGTGGTCAACGTGGGTGACGACGTCATGCTGCACGGGCTGCGGATCAGCCCCGATCTGGACAGTGTGATGTACACCCTGGGTGGTGGTGCCGACCCGGAACGCGGCTGGGGTCGGGTCGACGAGACCTGGACCGTCAAGGAGGAGTTGGCCGCGTACCAGGCGGAGCCGACCTGGTTCGGGCTCGGTGACCGCGACATCGCCACCCACCTGGTGCGGACCACGATGCTCAACGCCGGCTACCCGCTGTCGGCGGTCACCGAGGCGCTCTGCGTCCGGTGGCGGCCGGGAATCCGGATGCTGCCGGCCACCGACGACCGGTTGGAGACCCATGTCGTCGTCGCGGACCCGGACGGCGGTGAGCGGGCCATCCACTTCCAGGAATGGTGGGTACGCCACCGGGGCGCGCTGCCGACGCACCGGTTCGTCTTCGTCGGGGCCGCCGAGGCGACACCGGCGGTCGGCGTACCGGAGGCGGTGGCCACCGCCGACGTCGTACTGATCGCGCCGAGCAATCCGGTGGTGAGCATCGCGCCGATCCTCGCCGTACCGGGAATCCGCGCCGCGCTGGTCGACGGCCCGGCACCGGTCGTCGGCGTCTCGCCGATCATCGGCGACGCGCCGGTCCGTGGAATGGCCGACCGCTGTCTGGCGGTGCTCGGCGCCCCCTGCACCGCCGGCGGTGTCGCCGGCCTGTACGGCGCCCGCCGCGACGGCGGCCTGCTCGACGGTTGGCTGGTCGACGGCGTCGACGCCGGCACCCGGCTCGACGGGGTCGAGGTCCGGGCCGCACCACTGTGGATGACCGACGAGGCGGCGACCGAGGCGATGGTCGCGGAAGCCGTGGAGCTGGCCGCAACGGCCAGGACCGAGGTCGCCGGATGA
- a CDS encoding coenzyme F420-0:L-glutamate ligase translates to MRLEILPVTGIGEVRPGDDLADVIADAAPWLRDGDVLVVTSKIVSKAEGRLVALPADEPDRSRVRADLLDAETAEVVAERGPTRIARTRHGFVMAAAGIDNSNVASTHLVLLPVDPDHSARRLRRALRARRGWDVAVIVSDTMGRPWRNGLTDVALGAAGIDPVRDYRGLTDPYGNELRLTQVAVVDELASAGDLVKGKAEQVPVAVVRGYPWHRGEAAEQADDDGPGVRPLIREPGQDMFRLGTAEAHRAGLIAAATLPDLTGPVDGPVDAEAVRRAVRLVSELTAPGTRFTPLSPHAMAGPTDDGPTDDGSTTAVSPIGYLRCQPPSAAATDLVRFGADLHRLRAALAADGIASTALVTDAPDGRVDVLLGLTPDAGSTGHLAHRAGS, encoded by the coding sequence ATGAGACTGGAGATCCTGCCGGTGACCGGGATCGGCGAGGTACGGCCCGGTGACGACCTGGCCGACGTGATCGCCGACGCGGCACCGTGGCTGCGCGACGGCGACGTCCTGGTGGTGACCAGCAAGATCGTGTCGAAGGCGGAAGGTCGGCTGGTGGCGCTGCCGGCCGACGAGCCGGACCGTAGCCGGGTCCGCGCCGACCTGCTCGACGCCGAGACCGCCGAGGTGGTCGCCGAACGCGGGCCGACCCGGATCGCTCGGACCCGGCACGGGTTCGTGATGGCCGCCGCAGGGATCGACAACTCCAACGTGGCGTCCACCCATCTGGTGCTGCTGCCGGTGGACCCGGACCACTCGGCACGCCGGCTGCGGCGGGCGCTGCGGGCCCGGCGGGGCTGGGACGTGGCGGTGATCGTGTCGGACACGATGGGCCGGCCGTGGCGCAACGGCCTCACCGACGTCGCGCTCGGGGCCGCGGGCATCGACCCGGTCCGCGACTACCGGGGGCTGACCGATCCGTACGGCAACGAGTTGCGGCTGACCCAGGTGGCCGTGGTCGACGAACTCGCCAGCGCCGGTGACCTGGTCAAGGGCAAGGCAGAGCAGGTGCCGGTCGCGGTGGTACGCGGCTATCCGTGGCACCGGGGCGAGGCGGCGGAGCAGGCCGACGACGACGGCCCCGGGGTCCGGCCGCTGATCCGTGAACCGGGTCAGGACATGTTCCGGCTGGGCACCGCCGAAGCACACCGGGCCGGCCTGATCGCCGCCGCGACCCTGCCGGACCTCACCGGACCGGTCGACGGACCGGTCGACGCCGAGGCGGTACGGCGAGCGGTCCGGTTGGTGTCCGAGCTCACCGCGCCGGGCACCCGGTTCACCCCGTTGTCACCGCACGCCATGGCTGGGCCGACCGACGATGGGCCGACCGACGATGGGTCGACCACCGCCGTCTCGCCGATCGGCTACCTGCGCTGTCAGCCGCCCTCGGCCGCAGCGACGGATCTGGTGCGGTTCGGCGCGGACCTGCACCGGCTGCGGGCCGCGTTGGCCGCCGACGGCATCGCCAGCACGGCCCTGGTCACCGACGCACCCGACGGGCGGGTCGACGTACTGCTCGGGCTGACGCCCGACGCCGGGTCGACCGGCCACCTCGCGCACCGCGCCGGCAGCTGA
- a CDS encoding sugar phosphate nucleotidyltransferase yields MLFAVIPAGGSGTRLWPLSRAGNPKFLHPLTGTAASLLQATVARLAPLTDPDRILVVTGAAHAAAVARQLAAVPEENVLVEPSPRDSCAAIALAAAVIARREPQAVMGSFAADHLIGDTDRYVTTIRQAVAGAEAGLLMTVGITPTRPETGYGYLACGDTIGPGPVRRVEQFTEKPGLAVAENYLRSGRHLWNASMFVWRVDAFLAELARQQPELHSGLTRIAARWDSPDRDEVLGDIWPTLPRISVDYAVMEGAAAAGRVGTVPGDFGWNDVGDFHTLGDVLPADPDGNVVLGAPTAEEKPGVLLHDSTGLVVVPHSGRLVAALGVRDLIVVDTPDAVLVCPRDRAQDVKRLVDALKERGADGYV; encoded by the coding sequence ATGCTCTTCGCCGTCATTCCGGCGGGTGGCAGCGGCACCCGACTCTGGCCGCTGTCCCGCGCCGGTAACCCTAAATTCCTGCATCCGCTCACCGGCACCGCCGCGTCGCTGCTCCAGGCGACCGTGGCCCGGCTCGCCCCGCTCACCGATCCGGACCGGATCCTGGTGGTGACCGGTGCGGCGCACGCCGCAGCGGTTGCCCGGCAGTTGGCGGCGGTGCCGGAGGAGAACGTGCTCGTCGAGCCGTCGCCCCGGGATTCGTGTGCGGCGATCGCCCTGGCGGCTGCGGTCATCGCCCGCCGCGAACCCCAGGCGGTGATGGGATCGTTCGCCGCCGACCACCTCATCGGCGACACCGACCGGTACGTGACCACGATCCGTCAGGCGGTGGCCGGAGCCGAGGCCGGGCTGCTGATGACCGTCGGTATCACCCCGACCCGACCGGAGACCGGCTACGGCTACCTTGCCTGCGGCGACACCATCGGCCCCGGCCCGGTCCGCCGGGTCGAGCAGTTCACCGAGAAACCCGGCCTGGCCGTCGCCGAGAACTACCTGCGGTCCGGCCGGCACCTCTGGAACGCCAGCATGTTCGTCTGGCGGGTCGACGCGTTCCTCGCCGAACTGGCCCGCCAGCAGCCGGAACTGCACTCCGGCCTGACTCGGATCGCGGCGCGCTGGGACTCGCCGGACCGCGACGAGGTGCTCGGCGACATCTGGCCCACCCTGCCGCGCATCTCGGTCGACTACGCGGTGATGGAGGGCGCGGCGGCGGCCGGTCGGGTCGGCACCGTACCGGGCGACTTCGGCTGGAACGACGTCGGCGACTTCCACACCCTCGGCGACGTGCTGCCGGCCGATCCGGACGGCAACGTCGTGCTCGGCGCCCCGACCGCCGAGGAGAAGCCGGGTGTGCTGCTGCACGACAGCACCGGCCTCGTCGTCGTGCCGCACTCCGGCCGCCTGGTCGCCGCGCTCGGCGTACGGGATTTGATCGTGGTGGACACTCCGGACGCGGTGCTGGTCTGCCCCCGGGACCGGGCGCAGGACGTCAAACGACTGGTCGACGCGCTCAAGGAACGCGGCGCCGACGGGTACGTGTGA
- a CDS encoding glycosyltransferase family 1 protein, with translation MTAGRPPRVLIDATSVPADRGGVGRYVDGLLGALGALVGSDIEVSVVALRTDVERYTRMLPAVDVIAAPAAVAHRPARLAWEQTGLPLLAQQVGADVLHSPYYTCPMRAGCPVTVTVHDATFFTEPEHYDKSRRTFFRSAIKTSLRRASRVIVPSKASRDELIRLLNADQARIDVAYHGVDGSAFHVPSDEEKARVRARLGLADTGYIAFLGAKEPRKNVPNLIRGWVRAVQDRPEPPALVLAGGQGHDDDIDRAVADVPAHLRLLRPGYLRYADLPGFLGGALVAAYPSYGEGFGLPILEAMACGAPVLTTPRLSLPEVGGDAVAYTSEDPDRIAADLATLLDDESRRDALAKAGVDRARDFTWSSSAQVHVASWHRAAARSAG, from the coding sequence GTGACCGCCGGTCGACCGCCCCGCGTACTCATCGACGCCACGAGCGTGCCCGCCGACCGCGGTGGCGTTGGTCGATACGTTGACGGCCTGCTCGGTGCCCTCGGTGCCCTCGTCGGCAGCGACATCGAGGTCTCCGTCGTCGCGCTGCGTACAGACGTCGAGCGGTACACCCGGATGCTGCCGGCCGTCGACGTGATCGCCGCTCCGGCGGCGGTGGCGCACCGTCCCGCCCGGTTGGCCTGGGAGCAGACCGGGCTACCGCTGCTCGCTCAGCAGGTCGGTGCGGACGTGCTGCACTCCCCGTACTACACCTGCCCGATGCGTGCGGGTTGTCCGGTTACTGTGACTGTGCATGATGCGACTTTCTTCACCGAGCCGGAGCACTACGACAAATCCCGCCGGACCTTCTTCCGCAGCGCGATCAAGACCTCGCTGCGCCGGGCCAGCCGGGTGATCGTGCCCAGCAAGGCCAGTCGCGACGAGCTGATCCGGCTGCTCAACGCCGACCAGGCACGCATCGACGTCGCCTACCACGGGGTCGACGGCAGCGCCTTCCACGTGCCCAGCGACGAGGAGAAGGCGCGGGTCCGGGCCCGGCTCGGCCTCGCCGACACCGGCTACATCGCCTTCCTCGGCGCCAAGGAGCCGCGCAAGAACGTCCCGAACCTGATCCGGGGCTGGGTACGTGCGGTCCAGGACCGCCCCGAACCACCCGCCCTGGTCCTGGCCGGGGGCCAGGGCCACGACGACGACATCGACCGGGCCGTCGCCGACGTCCCTGCCCACCTGCGGCTGCTGCGCCCCGGCTACCTGCGCTACGCCGACCTGCCCGGGTTCCTCGGCGGCGCGCTCGTGGCCGCGTACCCCTCGTACGGCGAGGGCTTCGGACTGCCGATCCTGGAGGCGATGGCCTGCGGCGCGCCGGTGCTGACCACGCCCCGACTGTCGCTGCCCGAGGTCGGCGGTGACGCGGTCGCCTACACCAGCGAGGACCCGGACCGGATCGCCGCCGACCTGGCCACCCTGCTCGACGACGAATCCCGCCGGGACGCGCTCGCCAAGGCCGGCGTGGACCGGGCCCGGGACTTCACCTGGTCGTCCAGCGCCCAGGTGCACGTCGCGTCCTGGCACCGGGCAGCGGCACGGTCCGCCGGGTGA
- a CDS encoding TIGR03089 family protein, producing the protein MTNNLAGLLAVTIAADPTRPLLTWYDDAIGDRTELSGATLANWVAKTANLIVDGAGATAGDTAEVLLPPHWQTAAVLLGCWSAGLTVRAPGLADDQDQASAGNQVDGTAGPAAEVCFAAAHQLPGPDRPPAGEQYLLSLAPMAMPARDLPPGWADYVTEVRGHGDHFTPYPAVDPQDAQLAARAAARGAELGIVAGSRVLIDADRHPDPVDWLLAPLAATASVVLCRQLDQASLHGRAASEKVDLVLA; encoded by the coding sequence ATGACCAACAACCTCGCCGGACTGCTCGCGGTCACCATCGCGGCGGATCCGACCCGACCACTGCTCACGTGGTACGACGACGCGATCGGCGACCGGACCGAGCTGTCCGGAGCGACCCTGGCCAACTGGGTGGCCAAGACCGCCAACCTGATCGTCGACGGTGCCGGTGCCACGGCTGGTGACACCGCCGAGGTGCTGCTGCCGCCGCACTGGCAGACCGCCGCGGTGCTGCTGGGCTGCTGGTCCGCCGGGCTCACGGTGCGGGCCCCCGGGCTGGCCGACGACCAGGACCAGGCCAGCGCCGGAAACCAGGTCGACGGCACGGCCGGCCCCGCCGCCGAGGTGTGCTTCGCCGCCGCGCACCAGCTGCCCGGACCGGACCGGCCACCAGCCGGGGAGCAGTACCTGCTGAGCCTCGCGCCGATGGCGATGCCGGCCCGCGACCTGCCGCCCGGCTGGGCGGACTACGTCACCGAGGTACGCGGGCACGGCGACCATTTCACGCCGTACCCGGCGGTCGATCCACAGGACGCCCAGCTGGCGGCCCGGGCGGCCGCACGCGGCGCGGAGCTGGGCATCGTCGCCGGCAGCCGGGTCCTGATCGACGCCGACCGGCATCCGGATCCGGTCGACTGGCTGCTCGCACCGCTGGCCGCCACGGCCAGCGTGGTGCTCTGCCGGCAGCTCGACCAGGCGTCGCTCCACGGGCGGGCGGCCAGCGAGAAGGTCGATCTGGTGCTGGCCTGA